From a region of the Caldicellulosiruptoraceae bacterium PP1 genome:
- a CDS encoding ABC transporter substrate-binding protein, whose protein sequence is MRGVKSYFKKAFLVLLIVSFIASSLLVFDFGNAATKLNNAEKVFRALDSWPKPPLYQGNVFASGGVGYYGERFMFEGLFLIVRSTDQIFNRLAQSYEHKGNKTIVHLRKNVKWHDGQKFTSKDVWAYYILNNGVDAARRLDSIETPDDYTVVFNWHEPAPFPELRIIFLAQDRQGTIPYHIYKKYVDNAAKILNSAKKTNDPAKRGPFGYEITDNIRKQLDNNWQLFLKYNPKKPIGTGPFKFYAVSDTQLVLVKNKDYWDAKNVTFEKVAFYQVNDLSSQYAMLRAGKLENFNYTQPKDVLESILNANKNLVHYKMFDPACAGLILNVRKYPFNNVKFRQALVYALDRTKIREFANYYATEYKKYSSLGIAQSELNKWVSVDTQKKMTNYSYNLKKAEQLLKEIGWKKGADGIWVDPNGKKYEFYIGVAAGWEAVINYSQAVAEQLTAFGLPTKVKIVEGSTYWQKVQEGAYDIGTDWVDITWYSSDPYFYLSQTFGWIATINGLPRDSKTGKLTLKLKGANGKEIDVAKILDEYPYTYDLKKRMQMVNDLVYAINENAFNIALYQNTTGVWINTKTFGGKLPMADQFAKYNRNMPLPTNREDKRRIAILNLGFGGYMSLVNGEYQPN, encoded by the coding sequence ATGCGTGGTGTCAAGTCGTATTTCAAAAAAGCTTTTCTTGTGCTCCTTATTGTTAGTTTTATTGCTAGCAGTTTGTTAGTGTTTGATTTTGGGAATGCAGCAACAAAACTCAACAACGCCGAAAAGGTTTTCAGAGCTCTTGATAGTTGGCCAAAGCCACCTTTATATCAGGGCAACGTTTTTGCTTCTGGTGGCGTAGGCTACTATGGTGAAAGGTTTATGTTTGAAGGATTATTCCTTATTGTAAGATCTACTGACCAAATATTTAATAGATTAGCTCAATCATATGAACACAAGGGCAATAAAACAATAGTGCACTTGAGAAAAAATGTAAAATGGCATGACGGACAAAAGTTTACAAGTAAAGATGTATGGGCTTATTATATCTTAAATAATGGAGTTGATGCTGCAAGAAGATTAGATAGTATTGAAACACCTGACGATTATACTGTAGTATTTAACTGGCATGAACCAGCTCCTTTCCCTGAACTTAGAATAATATTCCTTGCTCAAGATAGACAAGGAACAATTCCTTATCACATTTATAAGAAATATGTTGATAATGCTGCTAAGATTCTCAACAGTGCTAAAAAGACAAATGATCCTGCAAAACGAGGACCATTTGGATATGAAATCACTGACAATATAAGGAAACAGTTAGACAATAATTGGCAACTATTTTTAAAGTATAATCCTAAAAAACCTATTGGTACTGGACCATTTAAGTTTTATGCAGTTTCTGATACTCAATTGGTTCTTGTAAAAAATAAAGACTATTGGGATGCTAAGAATGTGACATTTGAGAAGGTTGCATTTTACCAAGTAAATGATTTGTCATCCCAATATGCTATGTTAAGAGCTGGGAAATTAGAAAACTTTAATTATACTCAACCCAAGGATGTTTTAGAATCAATCTTAAATGCTAACAAAAATTTGGTTCATTACAAAATGTTTGATCCGGCTTGTGCAGGTTTGATTTTGAATGTAAGAAAATATCCATTCAATAATGTAAAATTCAGACAAGCATTGGTTTACGCACTTGACAGAACAAAGATAAGAGAATTTGCAAATTATTATGCAACCGAATATAAAAAATATTCTTCTTTAGGAATAGCTCAATCAGAGCTCAATAAATGGGTTTCAGTGGATACCCAGAAAAAAATGACAAATTATTCTTACAATCTTAAAAAGGCCGAACAATTGTTAAAAGAAATAGGATGGAAAAAAGGTGCAGATGGTATATGGGTAGATCCAAATGGGAAGAAATATGAGTTTTACATTGGGGTAGCTGCAGGATGGGAAGCTGTTATAAATTATTCTCAAGCTGTAGCAGAACAGTTAACAGCGTTCGGATTGCCAACCAAAGTGAAAATAGTTGAAGGAAGCACATATTGGCAAAAAGTTCAAGAAGGAGCTTATGATATAGGTACTGACTGGGTTGATATTACATGGTATTCTTCAGATCCTTATTTCTATCTTAGTCAGACATTTGGATGGATAGCAACTATTAATGGATTACCAAGAGATTCAAAGACAGGAAAACTAACTTTAAAATTAAAAGGAGCTAATGGTAAGGAAATTGATGTTGCTAAGATACTTGATGAGTATCCATATACTTACGATTTAAAGAAAAGAATGCAGATGGTAAACGACTTGGTATATGCAATTAATGAAAATGCATTTAATATCGCATTGTATCAAAATACAACAGGAGTTTGGATAAATACTAAGACTTTCGGTGGAAAGTTACCAATGGCAGATCAATTTGCAAAATATAATAGGAATATGCCACTTCCAACAAATAGGGAAGACAAACGAAGAATAGCTATACTAAACCTTGGTTTCGGAGGGTATATGTCATTAGTTAATGGAGAATATCAACCAAATTAG
- a CDS encoding ABC transporter permease: protein MRHIKELWEEIRVNRKAMTGFVILIFFILMAIVGPRVLKLDLTIRFSERYQMPSWKHILGTDFAGRDTFFQLVYGSQEVLSVGVLTAAFTILIGFFIGALSGLIGKWIDSVIMFITNLFLTIPQFPILIVISTLIKVSNPLIFSLILSLFSWGGLARAIRSQILSLKHSEFIIACRIMNLSTMHIIFKEIMPNIISYIAINFIFIIQSAVNASVGLMMLGLAPYSPTNWGMMISLAVQNTGGIFNPRAYIYLLSPIVCLALFQLGCIFFANGLDEAFNPRIKSQKGA from the coding sequence ATGAGACACATAAAAGAATTATGGGAAGAAATAAGAGTTAATAGAAAGGCGATGACGGGTTTTGTTATTTTGATATTTTTTATTTTAATGGCAATAGTTGGACCTCGAGTTTTAAAACTCGATTTGACTATAAGATTTTCAGAAAGGTATCAGATGCCTTCATGGAAGCACATATTAGGTACTGATTTTGCAGGAAGAGATACATTTTTTCAGCTTGTATATGGTTCCCAAGAAGTTTTAAGTGTGGGAGTTTTAACAGCCGCTTTTACTATTTTAATAGGCTTTTTTATAGGTGCATTATCTGGTCTTATAGGTAAATGGATAGATTCAGTAATAATGTTTATTACAAATCTCTTCTTAACCATTCCACAATTCCCAATTTTGATTGTGATATCTACACTGATAAAAGTTAGCAATCCACTTATATTTTCTCTTATTTTAAGTCTTTTTTCATGGGGAGGGCTCGCCCGGGCAATACGTTCGCAGATTCTTTCACTAAAGCATAGTGAGTTTATTATCGCTTGTCGAATTATGAATTTAAGTACAATGCATATTATTTTTAAAGAAATAATGCCGAATATTATTTCTTATATAGCTATAAATTTTATTTTCATAATACAGAGTGCTGTAAATGCAAGTGTAGGTTTAATGATGTTAGGACTTGCCCCATATTCACCTACAAATTGGGGTATGATGATTAGCTTGGCTGTTCAAAATACAGGTGGTATTTTCAATCCAAGGGCATATATATATTTATTAAGTCCAATTGTATGTTTAGCACTTTTTCAGCTTGGATGTATTTTCTTTGCTAATGGACTTGATGAGGCATTTAATCCACGCATTAAATCACAAAAAGGGGCATAA
- a CDS encoding ABC transporter permease produces MNIKTILKKVLMSFVTVLCAVLLTFFLLRLTPGSAIDGLARQLAQTNGITLEAAYERVAKMVNYNPREPLYKQLARYVNELLHGNLGTSMIYQTVTVNEIVAKALPWTVFVLSISLLISFLIGIQLGTRMAWKRNSILEPIVSLYATITSAVPGFIIAILLLVIFAYNLNWFPYNGAYDIDVTPGFNLPFFWSVIKHAFLPIFTYIVTSIGGWALAMKGSAVSVLGEDYVNAAYARGLTDRTIMKNYVRRNALLPLITSLAMNFGFMISGSTLIESIFSYPGMGYYIAQASSQRDYTLMQGLLLVTATAVIIANLIADLIYSKLDPRVSIEE; encoded by the coding sequence ATGAACATCAAAACTATATTAAAAAAAGTTCTTATGTCGTTTGTTACGGTTTTATGTGCGGTACTATTGACGTTTTTCTTATTAAGACTAACACCGGGTAGTGCGATTGATGGATTAGCAAGACAGTTAGCTCAAACAAATGGAATTACGTTAGAAGCTGCATATGAAAGAGTAGCCAAAATGGTTAATTATAATCCTCGAGAGCCGTTATATAAACAGTTGGCTAGATATGTAAATGAGTTGTTACATGGAAATTTAGGAACATCAATGATTTATCAGACAGTAACTGTGAATGAGATTGTGGCAAAAGCATTACCATGGACAGTCTTTGTGTTAAGCATTTCATTACTTATTAGCTTTTTAATAGGTATTCAATTAGGAACAAGAATGGCATGGAAAAGAAACTCCATTTTAGAACCAATAGTTTCTCTATATGCGACTATTACAAGTGCTGTTCCAGGTTTTATTATTGCCATATTATTACTTGTAATATTTGCATATAACCTCAATTGGTTTCCTTATAATGGTGCTTATGATATTGATGTAACACCTGGGTTTAATTTGCCGTTTTTTTGGAGCGTCATTAAGCATGCATTTTTGCCAATATTTACTTATATTGTAACTTCTATAGGTGGATGGGCACTCGCAATGAAAGGTAGTGCTGTAAGTGTTTTGGGTGAAGACTATGTGAATGCTGCATATGCTCGAGGTTTAACAGATAGAACAATAATGAAAAATTATGTAAGAAGAAATGCATTGTTACCTTTAATAACCTCTTTAGCAATGAATTTTGGTTTTATGATTAGCGGCTCCACTCTTATTGAGAGTATATTTTCATATCCAGGAATGGGATATTATATAGCTCAAGCAAGCTCCCAGAGAGATTACACCCTGATGCAAGGTTTGTTATTAGTAACTGCTACAGCAGTAATTATTGCTAATTTAATTGCAGACTTGATATATAGTAAACTTGATCCGAGAGTTAGCATAGAGGAGTGA